GCGCGAAACGCCGCCTTGTGCGCGGCCAGTCCCGACAGATCGGCGAACCAGACGCGGACGGTTCCGGGCCTCGGGACATAGTCGCCGGCACGCCCGCCCGGCGGCTCCGCGATGATTGCGTCATGCATCGGACAGCGGTCCTCCCTCTTGAATTAGCGCCCTGGTTCCGGCAGGGGTTTCGGGTATCATGCGCGCCTCTCGCATCCGCCCCCCTGCATCCGGACCAGGATCCCATGGTTGACACCGCCCTGCTCGCCCCGCACCTGACCAACGTTCTTCGCGACGCCTTCATCCCGGAGCTGCCCAATCATTACCGCGGCAAGGTGCGTGAAAACTACGACCTTCCGGACGGCAGGCGCATCCTGATCACCACCGACCGGCTGTCGGCCTTCGACCGCGCCCTGACCGCCATCCCCTTCAAGGGGCAGGTGCTGACCCAGACCGCGCGCTTCTGGTTCGAGGCGACGAAGGACATCTGCGCCAACCACGTCCTGGAATACCCCGATCCCAACGTGGTGGTGGCGAAGCGGCTGACCATCATGCCGGTCGAGGTCGTGGTCCGCGATTACATGGCGGGCACCACCGGCACCTCGATCTGGTCGATGTACAAGCAGGGCCGGCGCGAGATGTACGGCCACATCTTCCCCGACGGGCTGCGCCAGAACCAGAAGCTGGGCACCCCGATCATCACGCCGACCACCAAGGCCTTCGACGCCGGCCATGACGAGGAACTGACCGCGACCGAGATCGTGGAGCGCAACCTGCTGACCCGCGCCCAGTGGGACGAGGTGTCGGACAAGGCGCTGGCCCTGTTCGCCCGCGGCCAGGAGATGGCGGCGGAACGCGGCCTGATCCTGGTCGACACCAAGTACGAGTTCGGCTTCGACGAGGACGGCAACATCCTGCTTGCCGACGAGATCCACACCCCCGACAGCTCGCGCTACTGGTTCGCCGGCAGCTATCAGGAGCGGTTCGAGGCCGGCGAGAAGCCGGAGAGCTTCGACAAGGATTTCGTCCGCAACTGGGTCGTCGCCCGCTGCGATCCCTACACCCAGGACGTTCCGGAAATCCCCGCCGACGTGGTGCTGGAAGCCGCCCGCGTCTACATCGAAGCCGGCGAGACCATCACCGGCCGCCCGTTCGAGGTGCCGGCGACCGCCGTCCCGGTGCTCGACCGCATCCGCGCCAATCTGGCGCCCTACTTCACCAAGTAAGAGGGCGGGCTCCATGCGCGTCGCCATCCTCGATGATTATCAGGGGGTCGCGCGCGACCTCGCCGACTGGTCGCAGCTGCCGGCGGGGAGCGACCTGACGGTCTTCGACAGGCCGCTGGGCGATGAGACGGCGGCGGCCGCGGCGCTGGAGCCCTTCGACGTGCTGGTGATCATGCGGGAACGGACAGCGTTCCCGGCATCCCTGGTCGACCGGCTGCCGAACCTGAAGCTGCTGGTCACCACCGGTGCGCGCAACAATGCCGTCGACCTTGCGGCCTGCGCCGCCCGCGGCATCCCCGTCTGCGGCACCCGCATGGTCGGCACGCCCACGGCGGAACTGACCTGGGGCCTGATCCTGGCGCTGGCCAAGCGCATCCCCGCTGAAGAGCGGGCCCTGCGCGAAGGCCACTGGCAGACCGGCCTGACCGGCGATCTCGCCGGCAAGCGTCTGGGCCTCGTCGGGCTGGGCAAGCTGGGCACCCGGGTCGCCCAGGTCGGCCAGGCCTTCGGCATGGAGGTGGCGGCCTGGAGCCCCAACCTGACCGACGAACGCGCCGCCGCCGCCGGCGTGACCCGCGTCGAAAAACGCGATCTCTTCGCCGCCTCCGATGTGGTCAGCATCCATCTGGTTCTGAGCGGGCGCACCCGCGGCGTGGTGGGTTTGGCGGAGATCAGCGCGATGAAGCCGACGGCCTTCCTCGTCAACACCTCGCGCGCCGGTCTGGTGGACGAGGCGGTGCTGGCCCATGCGCTGCGCCACGGCCATATCGCCGGCGCCGGCATCGACGTCTTCCCCATCGAGCCCCTGCCGAAAGACAGCCTTTGGCTTGACCTTCCCAACACGGTTCTGACGCCCCATCTGGGCTACGTGACGCGGGAGAATTACGCGGTGTTCTACCGCGACGCGCTGGAGGACATCCTGGCCTGGACGGCCGGTTCACCGGTGCGGCTGCTCTCTCCCGGCTGAACGGGAAACAGGGACGGAGGGCACCGGTGAGCTGGCGGGAGAGGGTTGCAGACGGCGGCCGGGGCGGCTTCTGGGCAAGGATGAGCCGGCATCAGCTGGGCATGCTGATCGGCATGTCGGTGGTCGCCGGCCTGCTGTTCGGCTTCGTCGAACTGGCCGGCGAGGTGATGGAGGGCGAAACCAGCGCCTTCGACAAGAGCCTGCTTCTGGCCCTGCGCGACCCGTTGAACCCGGACCAGCCCGGCGGCCCATGGTGGCTGGCACGAATGGCGCGGGACATCACCTCGCTCGGCAGCACCACCATCCTCACCATGGTCACCGTCGCCACGCTTGGCTTCCTGCTTCTGCTGCACAAGCGGGCGGCGGCTCTGCTGGTCCTGGTGTCGATCGGCGGCGGCGGAACGCTCAGCACCCTGCTGAAGATGCTGTTCGACCGCGCCCGCCCCGATCTGGTGCCGCATGGCGATCAGGTGATCTCCGCCAGCTTCCCCAGCGGCCACGCCATGCAGTCGGCCGTGGTGTACCTGACGCTGGGCGCCCTGTTGGCCCAGTTCGTCGAGGGCCGGCGGACCAAGGCCTATCTGCTGACCTGGGCGATGCTGCTGACGCTCGTCATCGGGGCGAGCCGCGTCTATCTGGGCGTCCATTGGCCGACCGACGTGCTCGCCGGCTGGAGCGTCGGCGCCGCCTGGGCAGCCTTCTGCTGGATGGTCGCCGAATGGCTGCAGCGGCGCGGCGCGGTGGAGCAGGACCGGCCGGAAGCGACGGCAGGGCGCTGAGAGGCCGCCGACCGGGCGGGTGCGGCGCACAAAAGGTTAACAAGCGGGTTGAATACGGAGGCCTGCCCGCCGATAGTGTCGGCCCTAACCCTTTCGGACCAAGCCGCATCATGCCTCACGGCGCACTCGACCGCGAAACCCTTGAAGCCGTTGGCGTCCTTGCCCGCGCGGTGGAGCGCGAGCGGGTGCCCGGCGTCCTGGAATGCCGCCTGCTGGCGAACGCCCTGAAGCGTACCCTCGACAGCGGGCAGGAACGCGAGTTGGCCGAGGCGTCGCGCGTCTTCCGCACGCTCGACACCGACCTGCGCGAACGCATCGTCGCCCGCGCGCGGGTGGAGGCGCAGCAGGCCCGCGCCGAAGCGAAGGGCAAGACCGCCGACCGTAGCGCCGACCGCGAGGCGGTGACGCAGGAAATGCTGTCGCTGCCCCGCGAGGCGGTCGAACCGAAAGCGCGCGCCGGCTCCAACTTCCTGGCGGCGCTCAACGGCCTGCGTCCGGCCGCGGCAGCCGGCAGCCGGGGTGCCGCCCGCGACCGCCTGCGCGCCGCCGTCGACACGCAACGGCGCGTCGGCCAGCGGATGAAACCGGCGCTGGAGTGAGGGAGCGGGCTCGGCTCGGGGCCAATACCCCTCCCCTATCCCTGCGCCCCCTCCCCTGCGCCCTTACCCCTGCCCCAGCGCGCAGCGCGCCGCGGCCAAATCCCAGGCCGCGCAGCCGACGCTCTTGAACAGGCGCGGGCGCCCGTCCGTCGCGCGGCCGTCGAGCGCATCGACCAGCGACTTGACCGCCGCCCAGTCCACGCCGGCCTGGATGAAGTCGCCGGCTTCGTGGCGGGCGCCGGCGGGATCGTCGACGAACAGCTCGCTGCCATGGACGGCGGTCGGGCCGAACTCCGCCATTTCCGGCTTGAAGGCGCCGACGCCGACCAGCAGGCGGTCCGGGCGCGGCGTCTCGTCATAGATGGGCGACAGGCTGGTGGTCAGCGCGATCACCACCTCCGCCGCCGGATCGACCGCGCCGCTCATCGGCCGCAACTCCACCCCCGGCGCTTCCTGCCTGGCGCAGAAGGCGGTGGCGCTGTCCAGGCTGCGGCTGTGGATGTCGACGCGGATGCCGGGATGGAGCGCGGCGAGAGCGGCGACATGGCCGGCCGACTGGGTGCCGGCGCCGAGCAGCGCCACATGGCGCGGAGCCGGGGCCAGCGTGCGGATCGCCAGCATCGACACGGCGGCGGTGCGGCGCGCGGTGACGGTCGGGCCGTCCAGAATGACCCGGGGGGCGCCGGTCAGGGCGTCGAAGGCGCTGACCACGCCATGGATGGTCGGCAGGCCCTTGGCGCCATTGCCGGGATTGACGTTCACCAGCTTGTGGATGGCGATGTCAGCCGCCGTGGCCGGCATCGACAGCAGCACGCCGCCGTCCGGCAGCGGCAGCACCTGCCGTTCCGGGCTGGTGATGCGGCCGGCGGCATAGTCGCGGGCGGCCGAGGCCACCGCGTCGCACAGCGCGGGGAAAGGAAGACGGGCGGCGGTCTGTTCGGCGGTAAGGACGGCGAGCGACGACACGGGAGGCGGCTTCCTCTCTATGGAATGGAAAAGGGTCAGGCGCGGGCGCGCTCGATCTCCACGCCGACGCTGGCGGCGTCGGGGAAGACGTCCAGCTTCTCCACCCGCACCTTCGCCATCGTCACCCGCGCGTCGGCGAGGCAGCGCTCGGCGATGCGCTCCGCCAGCGTTTCCACCAGCGTGACGTGGCCCTGGGTGACCACGCCCTTGACGATGGTCGCCATGTCCTCGCCGGTGACGCCGGGGGCGATCACCTCGAGGTCCAGGTTCAGGCGGATGCGCTGGGGCTTCAGCCGTTCATGGGCATAGACGCCGATCAGCGCGTCCAACACCAGATCGCGCACGAAACAACGGGTGGACAGCGCCGCCGGGGCCGAGCGCGGCACCGGGGCGGTGACGGTGGCGAAGAGCTTGTTCATGGGCGACAGCCCTAACACGGCAACGCCACCGCTGCCAAGCAGCCGTCCCGGCCGATGCCCATAACGGATGGACAGATCTGGGAGGGTGTCAGTGCATTTCAGAGCGGATGCGCTCGCGCAGCACGTCGATCGGGCGCAGATCCTCGCCCTCCTCATAATGCCAGAAGGTCCAGCCGTTGCAGGCCGGCAGGCCGGCCATCGCCGCGCCCACCTGATGGATCGAGCCGCGATGGTCGCCGCGCGGGCCGGAGCCGATCAGCGTGCCGTCGGCGCGCACGCGGGCGGCGACGCGGCGACGCTGGTCGAACAGGGTCGAGCCGGGGCGCAGAAGCCCGCGTTCCACCACCCAGCCGAAGGGGACGCGCGGCGCGGCGCGCTTGGGCGGGGTGTCGAGGATCGCGGCGTCCGGCGCCTCCTCCACCGCGTCGATGCGGGCCTGGGCCGCCTTGACGTAGGTGTCGTCGCGCTCCAGCCCGATCCATTTGCGGCCGAGCCGCTTGGCGACCGCGCCGGTGGTGCCGGTGCCGAAGAAGGGATCGAGCACCACGTCGCCCGGACGGGACGAGGACAGGATCACCCGGTACAGCAGCGATTCCGGCTTCTGCGTCGGGTGGGTCTTCTTGCCGTCCTCGTCGCGCAGGCGCTCAGACCCGCTGCAGATCGGCAGCAGCCAGTCGCTGCGCATCTGAAGATCCTCGTTGAGGTTCTTCATCGCGTCGTAATTGAAGCGGTAGCGCGCATCCTTGTCGCGGGCCGCCCAGATCATCGTCTCATGGGCGTTGGCGAAGCGGGTGCCGCGGAAGTTCGGCATCGGGTTGGTCTTGCGCCAGACGATGTCGTTCAGAATCCAGAAGCCCAGATTCTGCAGCGTGGCGCCGACGCGGAAGATGTTGTGGTAGCTGCCGATCACCCACAGCGAGCCTTCCGGCTTCAGGATGCGGCGGGCGGCCGTCATCCAGTCGCGGGTGAAGCGGTCGTAGGTCTCGAAATCGTCGAACTTGTCCCACTCGTCGTCCACCCCGGCGACGCGGGTGTGGTTCGGCCGCAGCAGCTCGCCGCCCAACTGGAGATTGTAGGGCGGATCGGCGAAGACGAGATCGACCGACGCGGGCGGCAGATCGTTCATGAGAGCGACGCAATCGCCGACCAGGATACGGTTTTCAGGGAGCATTTCACGACCGGCAAAGAACTGGGACTCGGCCGGACAATGAGTCGCGGCCGAGTCGCCGTCAACAGCTTTCTTTGCCAAGTGACGAAGGCTCAACCGCTTAGTGCCTTTTGCCGTTTCACTGGTGCAAAACTGACTCGGTGATGCGGCGTGACACCATGGCGGGTCAGCGCGTCCAGATGCTCTGGCGTCGGATAGCCGGCATTTCGATCCCATCCATAGTGTGGATACTGGGCCGACAACCGCAACATCTCGCTGTCGCGCGCCACTTTGGCGAGAATAGAGGCGGCGGCGATCGACTGGCTGCGGCTGTCGCCCTTGACGACCGCCACCCTCTCGCACGCGATGTCCGGGGTGAATTTGCCATCGACCAGCGCCGCGTCGGGGGTCGGACCGGGCAGCGCCAGATAGGCCCGCTTCATCGCCAGCAGCGTCGCCCTGTGGATGTTCAGCTCGTCGATCTCCGCCGCCGACGCCTCGGCGATGGCGAAGGCGAGCGCATGGGCGCGGATCGCCGGCTCGATCTCCTCGCGCAGGCGGCGGATGACGGCCTTGCTGTCATTGATCCGGGCCGCGATCTCCGGCGGCAGCCCTTCGGGCGGCAGGACCACGGCGGCGGCGACCACCGGGCCGCAGAGCGGACCGCGCCCGACCTCGTCGATGCCGCAGACGCGGCGGCCGGGACCGAAGCCGGCCTCCAGCGACAGATCGGGGCGCTGCCGGGGAGCGGCAGCTTTGCGGGGCGCTTTGGCAGGCATCGGCGGACGGCCTTCCGGAAGGAGGGATGGGGCCGCTTGATAGCGGCAGCGGAATCCGGGCGCAAGGCCGCGCCCACTTGCGTCAACCAAGCTCTTGAGAAGCGGCGTATGGCTGCGCTATGGATGCGCCCCGCAAGCCTGCCCGCCCCGTCCGGGACGGCGGCTCGCGACGCCGGACCACGCCATCACCCCCGAGAGCAGGCCATGACCGACACGACCCAGACCGCCGCCGAATGCCCCTGCCGTTCCGGCAAGCCGCTGGACGCCTGCTGCGGTCCCTATCTGGCCGGCATGCCCGCCCCGACGGCCGAGGCGCTGATGCGCTCGCGCTATTCCGCCTTCGCCACCGGCAACATCGATTACCTGCACGACACGCTGCTGCCCAGCACCCGCGACGACTTCAACCGTGAAGAGATCGAGACCTGGGCCAAGAACAGCGTCTGGACCGGCGTGGAGATCCGCTCGACCGAGGCCGGCCAGCCCGGCGACAGCGACGGCATCGTGGAGTTCGTCGCCCGGTTCAGCATGAACGGCAAGCCGATGACCCACCACGAGACCAGCCGCTTCACCCACCAGGACGGCCGCTGGTTCTATGTGGACGGGCAGCTCGGCGCCCGTCCGCGCAGCGGCCCGAAGGTCGGCCGCAACGACCCCTGCCCCTGCGGCAGCGGCAAGAAGTACAAGAAGTGCCACGGCGCCTGAGCCGGCATGCGTGACGGCCGGACCCTGAGTCGCGGGTGATTCGTCACGCTGCACCTGCACAATTTCGGCGAAATCGCCCCGCCCCGCCCAGCAAATGGGCGGCGGCGGCGCTTTTGTCATGCGCGCATGGCCGAATCGCGGAATGACGATTGAATTATGGGGCGGAAGCGATCATCCTTCGCTGGCCCTGTTCCGGGTCTCCCTCTTTGGTGCTTTGCCGGGATGGGGTTTAACACGACAGATGAGACGATACTGATGTTCGACCGTCCGCAGCGCTCTTCCTTCCGCGCTCCTGAAATTACCCAGCGCGACATCCGCGCTACCGTCAAGTGGTTCAACGCCACCAAGGGCTTCGGCTTCGTCACCCCCGACGACGGTTCGCCCGATGCCTTCCTGCATTCCACGGTTCTGCAGTTCTGCGGACACGACAGCCTGCCCGAAGGCGCCACCATCACCTGCGACCTGTCGCGCGGCCCGAAGGGCCCGCAGGTGGCCACCATCCACGCGGTCGACACCTCGACCGCCGCTCCGAGCCGCCCGCGCGCCCCGCGCGAGCGTGACAGCTGGGGCAACGACGGCGGTTACGGCGGCGGCGGTTACGGCGGCGGCAGCCGTGGCGGTTACAGCTCCGGCGGCTACGGCGGCGACAGCTACGGCGACTCGGACAGCGGCGAGACCGTCGACGGCACGGTGAAGTGGTTCAACGTGTCGAAGGGCTTCGGCTTCATCGCCCCGTCCACCGGCGGCAAGGACATCTTCGTGCACATCCGTGCGCTGGAGCGGTCGGGCATCAGCGGCCTGGATGACGGTGCGCAGGTCCGCGTCACCATCCGCCAGGGCGCCAAGGGCCCCGAGGCTCAGCGCATCGAGATGGCCTGATCTCTCATCGGTCGTTGTGATGTGAAAAAGCCCCCGCTCCACCGGAGCGGGGGCTTTTTCATGCCCGGACCCGGAAACCTGCCCGGCCCCCTGCCGCCGCAACGGTTCACGAATCCCGCGCAGGCTCACCCTCGTCGTGAGCGGTCTCCCAGTAATGGCAGGCCACGCGGTGGCCGGGCGCCACCTCCTCCAGCGCCGGGACGGCCTGGGCGCAGAAATCGCGGGCCAGCGGGCAGCGGCGGCGCAGCGCACAGCCGCCGGGCGGGTTGAAGGCCGACGGCGCGTCGCCCTCCAGGTCCGGCCGCTCGCCAAGGGCCGCGGCCAGCATCGCCCGGCTATAGGGATGCAGCGGCGCCGTCCTCAGCGTCTCGGAATCGGCGCTCTCCACCACCCGACCCGACAGCATGACGATGCCGCGATGGGCATCGCGCAGTCCCTCCAGATAGCGGTCGGTCGCCAGCACCAGCGCCAGGCCGCGCCGGTCGCGCACCGCCGTCAGGCGGTCGAGGAAGGCGTCGCGCTCCTCCGCCGACAGGCCGGCGGCGGGCTCGTCGGCGATCAGCATGCGCGGCTCCGGCAGCAGGGCGCGGGCGAGCCCGGCATGGGCGGCCTCCGCCTTGCCGAGCCCGCCGGGCCAGCGGAGCGCGGTGTCCTGACGCAGCCCGGCCTCTTCCAACGCCTCGTCGATGCGCAGGTCGCGGCGGTCGGCGGCGATGTCGGGACGCAGGCTTTCCAGCGCCAGGGCGAATTGGGCGCCGATGGTCATGGCGGGATCGAAGGAGGCGGCCGGGTCGGGGAACAGCGGCTGCAGGTCGCGCCGGGCGCGGCGCAGGCCGCCGGGATCCGCATCCTCCCCGGCCCCACCGTCAGGCGGCGCGGCGGCGGCGACCAGATCGCGGCCCATCCACACCACCGCCCCCGCCGTCGGCGGCGGCAGGCACAGCAGCGAACGGGCGAGAGTCGCCTTGGCGCTGCCGGTCTCGCCAAGCAGGGCAACCGTCTCCCCCAGGCCGACATCCAGATCGATCCCGTGCAGAACGGTCAGCGTCCGCGCCTCCCCCTTCGGGCCGGGAGCGAGCGGATAGGCGATGCCGACGCCGCGGGCATGCAGCCGGGCGGTCCCCGGCGCCTCCATCGCCGCCGCCGGGGCGATGCGCGGCGGCTCGTAGGGCAGCAGCCGGCCGCGGCGCAGGGACAGCACGCGGTCGGCGGGACCGGCCACGCCGTCCTCCGGCCGTCCGGCCAGGATCAGCGCCACCCCGTCCGCCCGCGCCCAGTCGGCCAGCCGGTGGAGAAGGCGCAGCCGCACGGTCGGGTCCAGCCCGGCGGCCGGCGCGTCCGCCAGCAGCACCGCCGGCGCCACCGCCGCCGCCATGGCGAAGAGGCAGGCCCAGCGCAGGGAGTCCGGCAGCTGTTCGGGCGGCAGGTCGAACCGGCGGGCCGCGGGCGGCACGCCCATGCGGTCAAGCCCGTCGGCCATCCGGCGCAACGCGCCGCGCAGGTCCAGCCCCAGATGATGGCCGACCACCTCCGCCACCTGCAGGGCGAGCGGCCGGCGCGGCGCCAGACGGCCTCCCTGGGCGATCAGCAGGCGCCCCTCGACCCGGACGTTGCCCGCCATGCCCAGCCCGGCCGGCGGCTGGCCGGCGAGCGCGGCGAGCAGCGCGGTCTTGCCGCTGCCGGCACCGCCGGTGATCGCCAGCACCTCCCCGCGCTCCACCCGCAGACTGGCGCGGTCGAGCAGGACGCGGTCGCCCAGCATCAGGGTCAGCCCCTCGGTTTCCACCGGCGCGGCTTTGGGGGCGATGTGGTTCATGGCTTGCGGCTTCCCGCCACCGCGGCATCGGCGATGGCGCAGGCCGCCCAGAGGGCGAGCGCCAGCAGCAGGGCGGGCGGAACGAAGGCCACCGGATCGCCCAGCCGCGCGGCCAGCCCGACCGAGGCACCCCAGCTGCCGAGCGCCGGCGGCAGGCCGAGGCCGAGCAGGCTGGCCGCGCTCTCCGCCGCCAGCACGCGCGGCAGGGCCAGCGTCCCGGCGGCCAGCAGCGGGCGGGCCGCGTTGGGGATCAGGTGGCGGCGCAGCACCTCGCCTTCCGGCAGGCCGGCGGCGCGGGCGGCGGTCAGGAACTCCGCCCGCAGCAGCGCCGACAGCTCGGCATGGGCGAGCGCGGCGACGGCGGGGGCGGCGGTCAGCGCGGTGACGACGGCCAGCGGCCCGACCTCCCCCACCAGCCCGCCGGTCAGCGGCACCAGCAGGGCGAGCGGCAGGCCGGCCAGCCGGTGGGCGGCGGCGATGGTCCGCCGCTCCGCCCGGGCGCCCGACAGCTTGCCGAGCAGCCCGGCCAGCAGGGCCCAGCCGATGCCCAGCGCCCCGCCCAGCACCGCGGCGAGCAGCGCGAAGGACAGGCTGCCCCGCCCGTCGAGCAGGGCGGCGGCCACCGGATCGGCGCCCAGCCGCTGGATGACGGCGCCGTCGGCCATCAGCGGCGCGGCGGCCGAGGCGAGCGCCAGGGCGACCAGCACCGCCGCCCCGGACAGGCCACGGGCGAAGCCGGCGCGCGGCGGCACCGGATGGGACAGCGGTGAATGCTCGAACTCGGCCATCGGGTTCCTTCGTCCGTCACGCCCCGTCATAGGGCGTGGAGCTGTGGTTGGCCGGATCGATCCAGTCGCGCGCGGCGAGGCCGAGAGCACCGAGCAGCGCGGTCAGCCCGCAGAGCGCCACCAGCGGCGGCAGCGCCCCCGCCGCCGATCCGGCGCGGGCGGCGTCGATCATCAGCGCCCCCGCCCCCGGCAGGTCCAACAGGCTCTCCAGCGCCACCGCCCC
Above is a window of Azospirillum ramasamyi DNA encoding:
- a CDS encoding phosphoribosylaminoimidazolesuccinocarboxamide synthase, whose translation is MVDTALLAPHLTNVLRDAFIPELPNHYRGKVRENYDLPDGRRILITTDRLSAFDRALTAIPFKGQVLTQTARFWFEATKDICANHVLEYPDPNVVVAKRLTIMPVEVVVRDYMAGTTGTSIWSMYKQGRREMYGHIFPDGLRQNQKLGTPIITPTTKAFDAGHDEELTATEIVERNLLTRAQWDEVSDKALALFARGQEMAAERGLILVDTKYEFGFDEDGNILLADEIHTPDSSRYWFAGSYQERFEAGEKPESFDKDFVRNWVVARCDPYTQDVPEIPADVVLEAARVYIEAGETITGRPFEVPATAVPVLDRIRANLAPYFTK
- a CDS encoding D-2-hydroxyacid dehydrogenase family protein — encoded protein: MRVAILDDYQGVARDLADWSQLPAGSDLTVFDRPLGDETAAAAALEPFDVLVIMRERTAFPASLVDRLPNLKLLVTTGARNNAVDLAACAARGIPVCGTRMVGTPTAELTWGLILALAKRIPAEERALREGHWQTGLTGDLAGKRLGLVGLGKLGTRVAQVGQAFGMEVAAWSPNLTDERAAAAGVTRVEKRDLFAASDVVSIHLVLSGRTRGVVGLAEISAMKPTAFLVNTSRAGLVDEAVLAHALRHGHIAGAGIDVFPIEPLPKDSLWLDLPNTVLTPHLGYVTRENYAVFYRDALEDILAWTAGSPVRLLSPG
- a CDS encoding phosphatase PAP2 family protein codes for the protein MSRHQLGMLIGMSVVAGLLFGFVELAGEVMEGETSAFDKSLLLALRDPLNPDQPGGPWWLARMARDITSLGSTTILTMVTVATLGFLLLLHKRAAALLVLVSIGGGGTLSTLLKMLFDRARPDLVPHGDQVISASFPSGHAMQSAVVYLTLGALLAQFVEGRRTKAYLLTWAMLLTLVIGASRVYLGVHWPTDVLAGWSVGAAWAAFCWMVAEWLQRRGAVEQDRPEATAGR
- the lhpI gene encoding bifunctional Delta(1)-pyrroline-2-carboxylate/Delta(1)-piperideine-2-carboxylate reductase: MSSLAVLTAEQTAARLPFPALCDAVASAARDYAAGRITSPERQVLPLPDGGVLLSMPATAADIAIHKLVNVNPGNGAKGLPTIHGVVSAFDALTGAPRVILDGPTVTARRTAAVSMLAIRTLAPAPRHVALLGAGTQSAGHVAALAALHPGIRVDIHSRSLDSATAFCARQEAPGVELRPMSGAVDPAAEVVIALTTSLSPIYDETPRPDRLLVGVGAFKPEMAEFGPTAVHGSELFVDDPAGARHEAGDFIQAGVDWAAVKSLVDALDGRATDGRPRLFKSVGCAAWDLAAARCALGQG
- a CDS encoding dihydroneopterin aldolase, translating into MNKLFATVTAPVPRSAPAALSTRCFVRDLVLDALIGVYAHERLKPQRIRLNLDLEVIAPGVTGEDMATIVKGVVTQGHVTLVETLAERIAERCLADARVTMAKVRVEKLDVFPDAASVGVEIERARA
- a CDS encoding site-specific DNA-methyltransferase, producing MLPENRILVGDCVALMNDLPPASVDLVFADPPYNLQLGGELLRPNHTRVAGVDDEWDKFDDFETYDRFTRDWMTAARRILKPEGSLWVIGSYHNIFRVGATLQNLGFWILNDIVWRKTNPMPNFRGTRFANAHETMIWAARDKDARYRFNYDAMKNLNEDLQMRSDWLLPICSGSERLRDEDGKKTHPTQKPESLLYRVILSSSRPGDVVLDPFFGTGTTGAVAKRLGRKWIGLERDDTYVKAAQARIDAVEEAPDAAILDTPPKRAAPRVPFGWVVERGLLRPGSTLFDQRRRVAARVRADGTLIGSGPRGDHRGSIHQVGAAMAGLPACNGWTFWHYEEGEDLRPIDVLRERIRSEMH
- a CDS encoding ribonuclease HII; its protein translation is MPAKAPRKAAAPRQRPDLSLEAGFGPGRRVCGIDEVGRGPLCGPVVAAAVVLPPEGLPPEIAARINDSKAVIRRLREEIEPAIRAHALAFAIAEASAAEIDELNIHRATLLAMKRAYLALPGPTPDAALVDGKFTPDIACERVAVVKGDSRSQSIAAASILAKVARDSEMLRLSAQYPHYGWDRNAGYPTPEHLDALTRHGVTPHHRVSFAPVKRQKALSG
- a CDS encoding YchJ family protein produces the protein MTDTTQTAAECPCRSGKPLDACCGPYLAGMPAPTAEALMRSRYSAFATGNIDYLHDTLLPSTRDDFNREEIETWAKNSVWTGVEIRSTEAGQPGDSDGIVEFVARFSMNGKPMTHHETSRFTHQDGRWFYVDGQLGARPRSGPKVGRNDPCPCGSGKKYKKCHGA
- a CDS encoding cold-shock protein; translation: MFDRPQRSSFRAPEITQRDIRATVKWFNATKGFGFVTPDDGSPDAFLHSTVLQFCGHDSLPEGATITCDLSRGPKGPQVATIHAVDTSTAAPSRPRAPRERDSWGNDGGYGGGGYGGGSRGGYSSGGYGGDSYGDSDSGETVDGTVKWFNVSKGFGFIAPSTGGKDIFVHIRALERSGISGLDDGAQVRVTIRQGAKGPEAQRIEMA
- a CDS encoding oligopeptide/dipeptide ABC transporter ATP-binding protein, whose amino-acid sequence is MNHIAPKAAPVETEGLTLMLGDRVLLDRASLRVERGEVLAITGGAGSGKTALLAALAGQPPAGLGMAGNVRVEGRLLIAQGGRLAPRRPLALQVAEVVGHHLGLDLRGALRRMADGLDRMGVPPAARRFDLPPEQLPDSLRWACLFAMAAAVAPAVLLADAPAAGLDPTVRLRLLHRLADWARADGVALILAGRPEDGVAGPADRVLSLRRGRLLPYEPPRIAPAAAMEAPGTARLHARGVGIAYPLAPGPKGEARTLTVLHGIDLDVGLGETVALLGETGSAKATLARSLLCLPPPTAGAVVWMGRDLVAAAAPPDGGAGEDADPGGLRRARRDLQPLFPDPAASFDPAMTIGAQFALALESLRPDIAADRRDLRIDEALEEAGLRQDTALRWPGGLGKAEAAHAGLARALLPEPRMLIADEPAAGLSAEERDAFLDRLTAVRDRRGLALVLATDRYLEGLRDAHRGIVMLSGRVVESADSETLRTAPLHPYSRAMLAAALGERPDLEGDAPSAFNPPGGCALRRRCPLARDFCAQAVPALEEVAPGHRVACHYWETAHDEGEPARDS
- a CDS encoding ABC transporter permease subunit; its protein translation is MAEFEHSPLSHPVPPRAGFARGLSGAAVLVALALASAAAPLMADGAVIQRLGADPVAAALLDGRGSLSFALLAAVLGGALGIGWALLAGLLGKLSGARAERRTIAAAHRLAGLPLALLVPLTGGLVGEVGPLAVVTALTAAPAVAALAHAELSALLRAEFLTAARAAGLPEGEVLRRHLIPNAARPLLAAGTLALPRVLAAESAASLLGLGLPPALGSWGASVGLAARLGDPVAFVPPALLLALALWAACAIADAAVAGSRKP